TGGGCGCTACTATTTTTGTCCGCTCAGTCCAAAGTAGAGTTATCGCAGGAGGAATTTTACCAAGACTTAAAAGTTCGGAGTCTCGCAGAATTGCCTATTTTTGCGGTATCCGAATAAGCGGGGCATCCTAGCAAAACAGATCACCAGTTTCACCAAGCCAGTTTTACCAAGAATGTAAAAGATCTGTTAGCATCTTGGCGACTCCCAGCCAGTTATGTCTGGTAGTGATAAATTTTGCCGGGTTGGGCAGTCAGGTTGAGATCAATGAAGAGAATGGTTGGTAGATTATCTACAAACCATTGGGTTGCATCAATACGAGTTTTTCCAAAGCGGCTGATTGAGGTCGTTTGGTAATGAGAGGGGGAGGAGAGCGAGTGCCACAGCACTGGAACTCAACCGCCAAACAATGTATCGATTATTGACAGTGTAGTGGTCTAGGGTGAGAGATAAATATTTATGAAAGCCATGATCCTGGCAGCTGGTAAAGGTACGCGCGTTCGTCCGATTACCTACACCATTCCCAAGCCCATGATTCCAATCCTGCAAAAGCCAGTGATGGAATTTCTCTTAGAACTCCTGCGCCAGCATGGTTTTGACGAGATTATGGTCAATGTCAGCCACCTAGCCCATGAAATTGAAAACTACTTCCGAGACGGGCAGAAGTTTGGCGTCCAAATTGCTTACTCTTTTGAAGGGCGCATTGTAGATGGTGAGTTGGTCGGTGAAGCGCTAGGCTCGGCAGGAGGCATGCGCCGAATTCAAGACTTTTCCCCTTTCTTCGACGACACCTTTGTGGTGATGTGCGGCGATGCCCTGATTGATCTTGACCTTACCGAGGCCGTGAGATGGCACCGAGAAAAAGGTTCGATCGCCACTGTAATCATGAAATCCGTGCCCAGAGAAGAAGTCTCCAGCTACGGGGTTGTGGTAACTGATGAGTCAGGTCGCATCAAAGCCTTCCAAGAAAAGCCTGCTGTAGATGAAGCCCTCAGCACTAGCATCAACACAGGTATCTACATTTTTGAGCCTGAAGTTTTAGATTACGTTCCCTCAGGCTGCGAGTTTGACATTGGGGGTGAGTTGTTCCCCAAACTCGTCGAAATGGCTGCGCCCTTCTATGGCGTCACAATGGACTTTGAGTGGGTGGACATCGGCAAGGTGCCTGACTACTGGCGGGCGGTGCGTGGAGTTTTGCAGGGCGACGTTAAGAATGTGCAAATTCCAGGGCATGAAGTCGCGCCAGGCATCTACACCGGATTAAATGTGGCCGTGAACTGGGACAAAGTTGATATTCAAGGCCCAGTCTATATCGGCGGCATGACCCGAATTGAAGATGGAGCCAAGATTGTTGGTCCCACCTACATTGGCCCTAACTGCCGCATTTGTGGTGGGGCAACCGTTGACAACAGCGTGATCTTTGAGTACTCGCGGCTAGGTCCTGGGGTGCGCCTAGTAGATAAGCTGGTCTTTGGTCGCTACTGTGTTGATAAAACGGGGGCGACAATTGATGTCCAAGCGGCAGCCCTCGACTGGTTGATCACCGATGCTCGCCAAGAAATTCCCTCTCAACCAGCGCTGGAACGGCAGGCGATCGCGCAGCTCCTCGGCAAGGATATCAGCGAGCTCGGCAAAGACAGCCGAGCCATGCTTTCCTAAGCGTCGGGCCTCAGGTTAGTTCTAGTCTTTGAGCAAAATCAAAATCCGATTCTTGAATGCTTTAAGTTCTAGAGTCGGATTTTTGTTGGCACTCTTCTTTGTTGGTGCTGAATAAAACAGCAGCATGACGAAGGCTCTAAGGTCTGATTACAGGTTGCCGCAATACTAAAATTCCTTGAGCATTCACCCGGTAAGCTTGACCCACATAGCCCGTGCGATCGTACAACACTTGATGGATATGTTGATCTAGCTTGACTTCATCGGCAATGCGCTCGCGATAATAGCCTTTCATTTGCTCCTCAACGCCCATTTCGCTGAGGCGATCGTGCACTTGGGTACTGTTGCCCTCAAAATAGGCAGTTCTGGCGGTGTTGTCTTGGAGAAAGCTGACGATGACCGAGAAGGGTACGCCTCCAACCGTCACATATTCTCCCACCACTAAAACAACCCAAAGTCCTAAAGATAGCAGGATGCCTGAGCCAACCAAGACGGCAATTTGCTGAGGCGATCGCAGTGAACCTGAACCCGGAGTTTTGGCTTGTTTGTGTAAGGCTTGCTTTGATTGAGGTGTGAAAGCACCCATGATCTCAGACCTCTAGCGATCGCTCTTAATCTAGCTTAGGGAGTCAAAGGCTGCCAATTCCTTGAACAATTGAGCAGCAAACTCAGTCTCAATTGCTAAGGTTAGAAATTGGGAAATGTACTGGATCAATCGCACATATGAGCGTATAAGGTTTCAGGTACCCAGTCGCTACCTAAAAAATCATTGCCCAACTGACTGCTCACCCTGCGTGGTGTGACGAGAAGCCCTGAGTGCAACCCCATGAATTTCTTTTTGTCTGGTTTTGTGGCCCTGACCCTGCGGCGGTGGCAATTGCAGTTTGTTTCTACTGACCATCGTGTTGTTCAGACTCACCCTGTAAAACGTTGGACTCTTCTAGGACTGGGAGCCCTGAGCAGTGGGCTGTTACTACCCAGTCTCGCTCACCCAGCGGCGGCGGCAGAACGTGTCTATGTCTCCTATGGCTCCGTCGAACGCTCCATTTCCGTAGACACACTAGAGACCTATGCCAGAACGGGCACCATCAATGATGATTTAGCAGCTTATGCTCAATATGCAGACCCCAAACAGCTGCAAGATTTGCGGGAAGTTCTACTCACACCAATTCAACTTTCATCGGTCGCTGTTTCTCAGTTCCTCTACACCCCCCAAGCAGAAACCTTACTCATGCGCTTAGGGCAGGTGATTCAAACAGAGGCGCGTCAGACTGGGTTTTATGCCATTCGCTCGGCCTTGATTTTGGCAGCAGCTCAGCCAGAGGGCTTGACCTTGCTCAATGTGATGCGGCAATTTCCCACGGATGGCATTCGAGTGAACTTGGGTCGCAGCCTAGAAATTGCTAATGCCTTGGATGAATTTGTGGAGCAAACAAGGCAAGCCTCTGTCGCAATTAGCCAACAAGCAACGGCAGAAGCGGCTTTGGCACCTGTGACTGATTTTTCTGCCCTCGCGGACTTGCGTCAAACGGGAGGATTTGAGTGGGAGAAAACCACCATTACTTTGAGCGATCGCACCCGCAAAACTATTCAACGATTTCCCAATCGTCCGCCGATAGAAGTTCCTCGAGAACGGGTGTTTCCAGTTGATATCTACATGCCATTGGCCAGCGCTGCACAAAACCAGGCCCAACCTTACCCAGCTCCAGTGATTGTGATTTCTCACGGGTTGGGGTCAGATCGCACGACCTTCGATTATTTGGCTAAGCATCTGGCTTCCTACGGCTTTGTGGTAGCTTTGCCAGAGCATTTGGGGAGTAATGCAGGTCGGTTGCAGGCGCTCTTGAGTGGCACAGCCACTGATGTCGCTGAATCCTTTGAGTTTGTCGATCGCCCCTTGGATGTTAAATACTTGCTGGATGAGTTGGAGCGGCGGTCTAAGTCTGAGCCGTTGTTTCAAGGGCGACTCAATCTACAACAAGTGGGAGTGGTCGGGCAATCCTTCGGAGGCTACACAGCCCTCTCCGTAGCTGGAGCGACGTTGAACTTTGAGCAATTGGCCGAGAACTGTCAGCGCAGCAATGAGTCTTTGAACTTATCGCTGTTGTTGCAATGTCGGGCGCGGGAATTGGCAGGACGGCAGTACGAGTTGCGAGATCCTCGCATTAAAGCCGCGATCGCGATCAATCCGGTTGATAGCACTGTATTTGGAGAACCGAGTTTGAGCCAAATCCAAGTACCGTTGATGATGATTGCTGCCAATGCCGACACAGTTGCGCCTGCCTTGCCTGAGCAAATTCGACCGTTTACTTGGCTTACCATGCCAGAAAAGTATCTAGTGCTGATGAATGGGGCTACTCACTTCTCGGCCATTGGCGCTTCTGCTACCAATAGTGAAGTTGTGCCCATTCCTACCCCAGTAATTGGGGCAGCTCCAGCGTTGGCTTACCGCTATATCCAAGCCTTAAGCGTGGCGTTCTTTAAAACTCACATCACAAATCAAGAGCAATTTCGACCTTACTTAACTTCTGCCTATGCCGCTAACATCAGCCGAGCGCCCCTCAAACTAGATTTAGTGCAATCTTTTACTGCTGCTCAATTGGCCCAAGCTCTAGATGGTGAGACAGAAGAACCAACAGTGCCACCGGAGTCTGTCCCTGCTCCCCCTGCAACCTCTCCCTCCGAGCCATTGCCCGCACCCGTCCCACTGGAGGAGCTAGTTCCGACGGTGCCCTAGAATTGAGCCGCTTCTGAGCGCATGAAGCGCGATCGCGCTGTTCAAGACTTGACCAAAGCGCATACAGTTCTAAAGGAACGCAATTTTTGTCTCTCTTAAGATAATTTATCTGTGCCAGTGCTTGAGCCTAAACATCAACAAATTATCGGGGAACTAATTGCACTGCAAGCCCAAGATCGTCAGTGTAATTTATCCCAATTTAGAAGCATCACAAGTGCCGAGCAGTACCAAAAGCTTTACCAGTTATTGCAGCAATATGTAGCGCCAAAAAGTGCGGTTTTAGATTGGGGCTGTGGCAATGGTCACTTTTCTTATTTCCTCGCCCGTGCCGATTATCAAGCTTATGGTTATGCCTTTGAAGACTTTTACTTACGACAAAAGCTAAATCAATTTACTTACGAATTTAAGCAAGGCACTCTTACAGATGCGATCGCCATCCCGTACGCCGACCAACAATTTGATGCGGTGGTTTCTGTGGGCGTTTTAGAGCATGTACGAGAAACTGGAGGGGATGAAATCGCCAGCTTAAAAGAGATTTTTCGCCTGCTTAAACCGAGCGGTTATTTCATTTGCTACCACTTGCCCAACCAATTCAGTTGGATTGACCCGATCGCCGCGCTAGTCCCTAACAAACACCACCACCTTTATCGCTATACTCACCAATCCATTCAAGCTTTGTGCCAAGCAGCAGGCTATGACTTGTTAGAGTTACAACGTTATGGAGTTTTGCCCCGCAATTTTTGGGGCAACTTACCCGGAAGTATTCGCACCTCGGCAGCGATCGCTCAAGGTTGGCAGATGGCGGATTCAACTTTAAGCTACATTTTCTCGCCGTTCTGTCAGAATTATTGGTTTGTGGCGCAAAAACCAAGCGACAATCAGCGTCTCACTGCTTAGAAAGATTAACTAATTTTGAACTTGTAATAGGTTGGCTAGCCGACCCATGACCGTACACCACAATGAGAGCTTGAACTGAGACTGTGCAAGGGTTTTTGAACTTAAACAAACCAGCAGGAATGACTTCCCATGATTGTGTGGCTAAGCTGCGTCGTCTGCTGAAGCTGAAGCGAGTGGGACATGGCGGCACCCTTGACCCCGCAGCAACCGGAGTGCTGCCAGTCGCGATCGGACGAGCCACCCGTCTCCTGCAATTTTTGCGATCGGATAAAGCTTACAAGGCTACCGTGCGTTTGGGAGTCAGGACTGCCACAGATGACCTAGAGGGAGAAACCCTGTCAGCGCAAGCAACGCCGAATTTAACCTTGGCGGCGGTGCAAGCAGCCCTACCCCAATTTCAAGGCCCGCTCCAGCAAATTCCTCCCGCTTATAGTGCCGTCCAAGTTGAAGGTCGGCGGCTTTACAGCTTAGCTCGTGCAGGGACACCGATCGAAGTGCAGCCTCGCTCTGTGGAGGTGTTTCAGATCGAAGTACTGGACTGGCGATCGGGTGACTTTCCCGAACTCGATTTGGCGATCGCTTGTGGTCCGGGCACTTATATCCGGGCGATCGCGCGCGACTTAGGCGAGGTGTTAGGGGTGGGGGGCACGTTGGCCGCTTTGAGTCGTACGGAGAGTTGTGGCCTCACGTTAGCGGAGAGCCTCACCTTTGCCGATTTAGAAGCGCAGCTACAGGCAGGCACCTTTGAGGCGATCGCTCCCCTGAGTGTTTTGCAGCATCTACCCTCGATTATCCTCTCCCATGAGTTAGCGCGACGTTGGTGTTGGGGACAACGAGTGTTTCAGCCGCTGGATCAGCATTTATTCCAAGCAGTTGAGTCCGCAGATGCCCCAAGTTTAGCAGTACGAATTCACCACGAAGATGGACGGTTTTTGGGCGTGTCTCAGCAAATTCAAGAACCAGAAGGCACGCTACTAGCACCTCAAATGGTCTTAGAGCCTGATTTATAAAGTTCGTCTTCTGGCTCATCGGGTAACTCGGTTTGCCAAGTGGAAACCGGGCGCAGCACCGCCGGAAGTTCACCTTGGTCTAGGGGAAACTCCAAAATAGTTTCTGACAAGCCTAAATACCCCGATTCACTAAACGAGATCAGCATCCGTTGCAGGGCAGGCCAAATCTCCGCTTCGTATTCCCAGTCGCGATCGCGGTTCGCTCTCCCGGCGATCGAGCGTAAGGCCCAGAAATAGCTATTTCGCACCATCGACCCACCTTTCTTGTAAGGCGGGACATCCTCATGGTGGAGGAACAGAATGTCATCAACGATTTTGGCTCTCATGGTTGTTTCTAGGGGCTGATTCTGGGTTAAGACGATCCGGAGGGCGAAAAAGCTTCTATCCTCAATTTTAGGAATCGCTGACCCGCCTTTGGAGAATACTCATGCCCTCATCCCAAGTTGCCGCTTACGGTACCTGGAAGTCTCCTATTACTTCAGATTTGATTGTTACAGGTACCATTGGCCTCAGTCAGGCAGCCTTAGACGGAGAGGATATCTACTGGCTAGAGCTAAGACCCACAGAGGCAGGCCGAACAGTGCTGGTGCGGCGGACTCCTGATGGGCAAACTTCAGATGTCACACCCGCTCCCTTCAATGTGCGGACACGAGTGCATGAATATGGTGGGGGAGCTTATGTGGTTCACCAAGGCACCGTCTACTTCAGTCACTTTGCTGATCAACGCCTCTATCGCCAAACGCTAGGCTCAGAACCGCAAGCTCTGACACCGGAAGGCAAGTGGCGCTATGCCAATGGCGTGGTAGACGCATCACGGCAGCGCTTTATCTGTGTGCGAGAAGACCACACGGCTGGTGAGCAGGAACCCGTCAACACAATTATCAGCCTCAGCTTAGAGGCAGGCCAAGAACCAAAGATTTTGGTAACTGGCAATGATTTCTACTCCTCACCTCGTCTCAGCCCTGATGGTTCGCATTTGGCCTGGCTGACCTGGAACCACCCCAACATGCCCTGGGATGGCACCGAGCTTTGGGTCGCGGCCTTTAACCCTGATGGTTCCTTGGCAGAATCGGAAAAAGTTGCGGGTAGCATTGCCGAGTCGATCTTTCAGCCAGAATGGTCTCCTAGCGGCATTCTGCACTTTATCTCCGATCGCAGCGGTTGGTGGAATCTCTACCGTTGGCAAAATGGGCAAATAGAAGCGTTATGCGATCGCGCTGCTGAGTTTGGCGAACCGCAATGGGTGTTTGGTCAGTCTACCTATGGATTTGATACGAGTACTGGCAGCGAGCAAATTATCTGCACCTATGTCGAGAAGGGTACTACCCACCTCGCTCGGCTAAACCCAACCACTCAAGAACTTCAGCCAATCACCATTCCCTATACAGTGGTGCGAGGGTTACAAGTAGCAGCGGGGCAAGCTGTGTTCTTGACAGGCTCCCCAACCGAATCACTGGCGATCGCTCGTCTCGATTTAGTCACTGGCGAAACTTCTGTCTTGCAACGCTCCAGCCACGTCACGGTTGATCCGGGTTATCTCTCAGAACCACAGGCGATCGAGTTTCCTACCGAGAATGGTTTGACTGCATACGCTTTCTTCTATCCACCGAAAAACCAAGACTATCAGGCACCCGGCGGGGAGAAGCCACCTTTACTCGTCAAAAGTCATGGTGGCCCCACTGCTGGCACTTCTACGCTTTTGAGCTTGAGCATTCAGTATTGGACGAGTCGGGGGATTGCTGTTTTAGATGTAGATTACGGCGGCAGCACCGGATACGGTCGCGCTTACCGGGAGCGATTGAAAGGACAGTGGGGCATTGTCGATGTGGATGACTGTGTGAATGGAGCCCGTTTTTTGGCTGAGCAAGGTTTGGCAGATGGCGATCGCTTAGTGATTGATGGCGGAAGCGCTGGAGGCTATACGACGCTCTGTGCTTTGGTGTTCCGCGATGTATTCAAGGCAGGCGCGAGCTACTACGGAGTCAGCGATTTAGAGGCGTTGGCGAGAGATACGCACAAGTTTGAATCCCGCTATCTCGATGGCTTAATCGGCCCCTATCCCGAACGGCAAGATTTGTATCAAGCGCGATCGCCTGTCCATTTCTGCGATCAGCTTTCTTGTCCAGTGATTTTCTTCCAGGGTTTGGAGGACAAAATTGTGCCGCCTAGCCAAGCCGAAGCAATGGTAAACGTGCTGAAATCGAAGGGCTTACCTGTAGCCTACATTGCGTTTGAAGGAGAACAGCATGGCTTCCGCAAAGCCGAAAACATTAAGCGATCGCTAGATGGTGAACTCTATTTCTACTCGCGAGTCTTTGGCTTCGAGTTAGCCGATGCGGTCGAACCCGTCGCGATCGCCAACCTGTAGAGGTTTAAGGCTTTCATCGGTGCTAGGGTAAAGATTGGTTTCATTTCGCTTCGCTTATTCATGTCTGCTGCGATCTCCCTGCAAAACGTCTACAAAACCTATAGCGATCGCCCGGTCGTTCAGGATCTTTCACTCACGATCAAATCAGGGGAGATGTTTGGTCTACTCGGCCCCAATGGTGCAGGGAAATCCACCACCATCCGCATGCTGACGACGCTGACCAAACCCAGCCAAGGCCAGATTCAGATTGCTGATTTTGATGTGGTGCGTCATGCGGCTCAGGTAAAGCAACGGATTGGGGTGGTATTGCAGCAGACGAGTGTGGATGGCGACCTCACGGTTTGGGAGAACATGGAGTTTCATGGTCGCTTGCACCATATTCCCAATCGGGTACGTCAAGAACGGATCGATCGCTGGCTGGACTATGTAGAACTGAGCGATCGCCGGAATGATTTGGTCAAAACCTTATCGGGTGGGATGAAGCGGCGCTTACAAATTGCCCGCGCCCTGCTGCATGAACCAGAAATTCTGTTTCTCGACGAACCCACAGTCGGTTTGGACCCGCAAACTCGCCGCCGCCTCTGGGAAATCATCCGCGACTTGAACAAGCAGGGCATGACCATGTTGCTCACCACGCACTACATGGATGAAGTGGAGTATCTGTGCGATCGCATCGGCGTCATGGATGCGGGCAAGTTGATCGAGTTGGGCACGCTCTCCGAACTCAAGCAGAAATATGGTGAAGGCTTGGTCATGACCCAAAAAGGCGACAAATGGGACTACCAATTTTTTCCCGACTTGGAGCAAGCCAACGCTTATCTTGATCAGCAGCCAAACAAGACTGGTATGATGGTGCGACCTTCCAACTTAGAAGACATTTTTGTTGAATTGACAGGACGTAATCTGGATTGAGCGATCAACCAACGCTTTGGGAAGAACCGCCAAAACAGACGGGACTCGCCAGCACTATCGAAGCAATTCTCTACTTGAAGGCACAACCGCTGACAGCCAGCGAGATTGCCAAATATGCAGGCTGCGATCGCGCTACGGCAGAAGAAGGCTTGATCGAACTCATGACCGATTATGCTCATCGCGACAGTGCCTTAGAAGTGGTGGAAACCCCAGAGGGCTACAGTTTGCAACTGCGTCCTGCCTTTCACAAACTTGTCCAAACCTTGATTCCGGTGGATTTGGGGGTGGGGGCTTTACGAACTTTAGCGGCGATCGCCCTACGCGGACCCATTGCCCAGGCAGATTTGGTTAACTTGCGCGGTTCTGGTGCCTATCAGCATGTACCAGAATTAGTCGAGCAAGGCTTTGTGCGGAAACGGCGGCAATCGGATGGTCGGTCCTATTGGTTACAAGTCACAGAGAAGTTCCACCAGTATTTTCAGGTAGACAAACTACCGATCGCTTTAGAGCCACAAACTCAAGAGCCTGCTGACGAATCCTAAATTTTGCCATTCGACAACCACCACCCCTTACCCGTCCCTAGAGGTTCGGAATTTTCACCTTTTTGAGACTGGTCACAGAGGTGGGTGGAAGTGCCACAATAGTACAAATAAGCAAGTAAACCCTTTAGCGTCCTTATGGTCTTTAACCCTGAAAGTGCTAAGTTCCTTGGCTCTGACCCCGAAAATGCTCAAGCAAATCCGTTGCTGAAATATCTGCAACATCAGTCACCTGAGGTGCTAGCACGGGTTGCCAAGTCGGTCAGCCCCGAGGTAAAACAAATTATTTCCCACAACGTTCAGGGTTTGGTGGGAATGTTACCCAGTGAAGGCTTTAACGTTCAAATTACGACCGATCGTGACAACTTAGCAGGGCTGCTCGCCTCTGCCATGATGACGGGCTATTTCCTGCGCCAGATGGAGCAACGCATGGAACTAGAAGGCGTTTTAGCGGGTTCAATGTCTCTTCACGAAGACCCCCCTTCTAACCCATAACCTGCAAGCGCAAAAAGAAATTTTTAGGATCGCGAAGATTGACCTAACCCCGGCCCCTTCCCTGCCAGGGAAGGGGAGAGAGATAGTAGATCAGCCCATTTCTTCGGTCGGAAAAGCGCTGGGTTGAATCCGCAAGCGCTGAGCTTTGCCGTTGCGGTTAATTTCGAGGTTGAGCTGTGCCCCTACGACACTCGCTTCCACCATCTCTTGCACTTCAGAAGCAGTTCTAACCGACTTGCCGTTAATTTTTTGAATCACGTCTCCCTGCTTTAAACCTGCCTTGGCAGCGGGTGAGTTGTCCAAAACCTTAACAATCAAAACGCCTTGATCCTGCGTTACCTTAATGCCCAGCTCGCGATCGCGGTTGATTTCCTCTTTAATTTCGCCCGTTAGATCAACCATCTGGATGCCTAGGTAAGGATGCTCGGCGCGACCACTGCGAAATAGTTGCTCGGCAATGCGCTCTGCTGTCTCAATGGGAATGGCAAAGCCTAACCCTTGAGCATCAGCTCGGATAGCTGTGTTGATACCCACAACTTCTCCCTGCTCGTTCAGCAAAGGTCCGCCAGAGTTACCGGGATTGATCGCCGCATCGGTTTGGATAAATTGCACTCGCTTGTTGGGCACGCCAACTTGCGAACTAGAGCGACCAATAGCACTGATGATGCCAGCGGTGACAGTGTTATCTAGACCTAAGGGATTGCCGATCGCGATCGCCCATTGCCCTGGCACTAAGGATTGAGACTTGCCCAATTTGACCACAGGCAAGCTAGAAGCACTGATTTTGACCACCGCTACATCCGTCACTGGATCCGTTCCCACCACTTGGCCATTAAAGCTGCGCCCATCTTTCAGCGTCACTTTGACAGTATCAGCCTCAGCCACGACATGGGCATTGGTCATCAGACGGCCATCCGCACTCAAAATAAAGCCAGAACCTGTCCCTCGCTCTACGCGATCTTCTGGGGTAGGAGCTTCACCGCCAAAGAAGCGTTTGAACATGGGGTTTCTAAACGCCTCTGGCACATTACCCGTGACTGTCCGCGCTGAGTCAATTCGCACTACCGCAGGCCCTACCTTTTCGACTGCTGCGGCAATAAAGTTAGGGCTGGTAGGGGAGATAGGTAGGCTGGCAGCGGTACGGGCAGACGGCTTCTGAGCCGGGGGCTGAAGAAAAGGTGCCAGCCCAGTAGATGAACTAGTTCGCTCTGCGGTGAGGTAGCGGTTACCCCACGCTCCTGCACCACCGCCAATGGCTAATAAAGCTAGGTAAATCGTTAGTTGTTTGAACGACAAACTCATAGTCTCAACACTGAATGGCAGTGGCGCAGGAAATATACCTCTACTGTAATCGATGGTGCTTCTGAGCAGGAAAATCGGACCGAGCTAGGCGATCGCTTACGATTGCGATTCAATAAAGCTAGGAAACAGCAGTCAGAAAACAGGAGTCAAAATAGATGCAGTTCTTCTGACTTCCAATTCCTAACTTCTGACTCCCCCAGATATGATACCCATGAGTTTTTCTCGCTGGTTTGCTCTACCCACTCTGCTCTGGCTCACTTGGTATCCCCTCAACAGTAGTGCTGCAACGCCGGAAGTCAGGTCAGGGATACGGCCAGGAGCGATCGCTCAAACCTCCAGTCTTTGTCCAAAGCCTGCATTAGAGCGCTTGACTCGCTACAAGGTTAAGTCGGGTGAAACGCTAGAGAGTATTGCTCAGAAATATAATTTGATTCCTGCAACTTTGATGGGGTTTAATCCTAGCCTGAGGAGTGGCAAAGCAACTCCTGGCGCAGAGATTGTGATTCCCCCTTACAACGGGGTGCAGGTAAGCGTTCCAGCAGGCCAAACTTGGCGAGATGTCGCAGCGACCTACAAAGTGCGGGCTGATGTGCTGTTTGAAGTCAATGGTTGCTCAGCCAAACCTGCCACTGTTTTTGTCCCCGGTGTAAATTGGTCTCCAGTCGGCTCCGCCCCACCCAGCATCAGCCCCAAAGATCGCGATAACTATGGCTTAACAAGCTACCCTCTGCCCACCACGGCGACGGTGCTGCTAGGTTACGGTTGGCGGCTACAGCCTGCGATCGCTCAAGTGGCTTTTCATAGCGGCATTGACCTTGCAGCTCCAGTCGGCACCAATGTTCTAGCGGCAGGCGATGGTGTGGTAGCTTTTGCTGATCAACAAGGCAGCTATGGCAGTTTAGTTGTGATTAATCATGCGGGTGGAAGGCAGAGCCGCTATGCGCAGTTAGGCAGCATCAAAGTCAAGGCGGGCCAGACCGTGAAGAAGGGCGCGCTAGTTGGTACGGTCGGCACCACTGGAACGCCTAGTTCAAAAGCAACTCATCTACATTTCGAGGTGCGCTACAACTCCAATTTAGGGTGGGTCGCTGAAGATCCAGAACCTTATATTCAGGGCATGAAAGTGGCAAAAC
This DNA window, taken from Trichocoleus sp. FACHB-46, encodes the following:
- the scpB gene encoding SMC-Scp complex subunit ScpB; protein product: MSDQPTLWEEPPKQTGLASTIEAILYLKAQPLTASEIAKYAGCDRATAEEGLIELMTDYAHRDSALEVVETPEGYSLQLRPAFHKLVQTLIPVDLGVGALRTLAAIALRGPIAQADLVNLRGSGAYQHVPELVEQGFVRKRRQSDGRSYWLQVTEKFHQYFQVDKLPIALEPQTQEPADES
- a CDS encoding DUF760 domain-containing protein, which encodes MVFNPESAKFLGSDPENAQANPLLKYLQHQSPEVLARVAKSVSPEVKQIISHNVQGLVGMLPSEGFNVQITTDRDNLAGLLASAMMTGYFLRQMEQRMELEGVLAGSMSLHEDPPSNP
- a CDS encoding HhoA/HhoB/HtrA family serine endopeptidase is translated as MSLSFKQLTIYLALLAIGGGAGAWGNRYLTAERTSSSTGLAPFLQPPAQKPSARTAASLPISPTSPNFIAAAVEKVGPAVVRIDSARTVTGNVPEAFRNPMFKRFFGGEAPTPEDRVERGTGSGFILSADGRLMTNAHVVAEADTVKVTLKDGRSFNGQVVGTDPVTDVAVVKISASSLPVVKLGKSQSLVPGQWAIAIGNPLGLDNTVTAGIISAIGRSSSQVGVPNKRVQFIQTDAAINPGNSGGPLLNEQGEVVGINTAIRADAQGLGFAIPIETAERIAEQLFRSGRAEHPYLGIQMVDLTGEIKEEINRDRELGIKVTQDQGVLIVKVLDNSPAAKAGLKQGDVIQKINGKSVRTASEVQEMVEASVVGAQLNLEINRNGKAQRLRIQPSAFPTEEMG
- a CDS encoding M23 family metallopeptidase, encoding MSFSRWFALPTLLWLTWYPLNSSAATPEVRSGIRPGAIAQTSSLCPKPALERLTRYKVKSGETLESIAQKYNLIPATLMGFNPSLRSGKATPGAEIVIPPYNGVQVSVPAGQTWRDVAATYKVRADVLFEVNGCSAKPATVFVPGVNWSPVGSAPPSISPKDRDNYGLTSYPLPTTATVLLGYGWRLQPAIAQVAFHSGIDLAAPVGTNVLAAGDGVVAFADQQGSYGSLVVINHAGGRQSRYAQLGSIKVKAGQTVKKGALVGTVGTTGTPSSKATHLHFEVRYNSNLGWVAEDPEPYIQGMKVAKQ